In Paenibacillus sp. FSL M7-0420, a single genomic region encodes these proteins:
- the fliI gene encoding flagellar protein export ATPase FliI — protein sequence MLDSRRYKDQLRNFDPVRINGKVTQVIGLMVESEGPDASIGDVCYIYPAKGSKPLQAEVVGFRDNKVLLMPLGELQAIGPGCDVVGTGKPLSVQVGSELLGKVLDGLGQPLDGSLIPARMPHSSTFNIPSNPLNRPRVAEPISIGVRAIDGLLTIGKGQRVGIFAGSGVGKSTLMGMIARNTSADVNVIALIGERGREVLDFIERDLGPEGLQRSVVIVATSDQPALIRIKGALIATTIAEYFRDRGLNVMLMMDSVTRYAMAQREVGLAVGEPPAMRGYTPSVFASLPKLLERAGTGPTGSITAFYTVLVDGDDMNEPIADAVRGILDGHIVLNRNIANKGHFPAIDVLASISRVMKDIAPEEQIAAAENVKRLMAVYKDSEDLINIGAYQRGSNAQIDESMHYIDSIWDFTKQKVNEKVTLSEVQQTLISQFSRS from the coding sequence ATGCTTGACAGCAGAAGATACAAAGATCAGCTGCGTAACTTCGATCCGGTAAGGATTAACGGTAAAGTTACACAGGTTATCGGGCTGATGGTGGAGTCGGAAGGGCCTGACGCCAGCATCGGTGATGTGTGCTATATCTATCCTGCCAAAGGAAGTAAGCCGCTTCAGGCAGAGGTTGTGGGGTTCCGTGATAACAAGGTGCTGTTAATGCCGCTTGGCGAACTGCAGGCCATCGGGCCAGGCTGTGATGTGGTGGGCACCGGCAAGCCGCTGAGCGTTCAAGTCGGCTCGGAGCTGCTCGGGAAGGTTCTCGACGGTCTGGGTCAGCCGCTGGACGGTTCGCTCATACCGGCCAGAATGCCGCATAGCTCCACCTTCAATATTCCGTCCAATCCGCTTAACCGCCCGCGGGTCGCCGAGCCGATCAGCATTGGAGTCCGGGCTATCGATGGACTTTTGACGATCGGCAAGGGGCAGCGTGTGGGGATTTTTGCCGGCTCGGGTGTTGGAAAGAGTACCTTAATGGGGATGATTGCCCGCAACACCTCGGCAGATGTCAATGTGATTGCGCTGATCGGTGAACGGGGCAGAGAGGTGCTTGATTTCATTGAGCGTGATCTGGGACCTGAAGGCCTTCAGCGTTCGGTAGTCATTGTGGCTACTTCCGATCAGCCTGCGCTGATCCGGATCAAGGGGGCGCTGATCGCTACTACGATTGCCGAGTACTTCCGTGACCGTGGTCTGAATGTCATGCTCATGATGGACTCGGTAACGCGTTATGCGATGGCGCAGCGCGAGGTGGGACTGGCTGTCGGTGAGCCGCCTGCGATGAGAGGGTACACACCTTCTGTGTTCGCCAGTCTGCCTAAGCTGCTGGAACGGGCCGGGACGGGTCCTACAGGCTCAATCACCGCGTTCTACACGGTGCTGGTTGACGGTGACGATATGAACGAGCCGATAGCAGACGCTGTACGCGGTATTTTGGACGGACATATTGTTCTGAACCGGAATATAGCCAACAAAGGACATTTTCCGGCGATCGATGTTCTCGCAAGCATCAGCCGGGTGATGAAGGATATCGCCCCGGAGGAGCAGATTGCAGCAGCCGAGAATGTGAAGCGCCTGATGGCGGTGTATAAGGATTCCGAGGATCTGATTAACATCGGAGCCTACCAGAGGGGCTCCAACGCGCAAATCGATGAGTCGATGCATTACATCGACAGTATCTGGGATTTCACCAAGCAAAAAGTGAACGAGAAGGTAACCCTTAGCGAAGTGCAGCAGACTTTAATTTCACAGTTCTCGAGGAGTTGA
- a CDS encoding FliH/SctL family protein — protein MSKLIKHSQYIPVDVLKRLEQARHHAGLTEEPAPEEPPGEVHYQDPAREAAEQSRKQMLKDAQEFAESQVRSASEEAENIVESARTEAEEWWRERREQDELLIEAVKSEGYQQGYQEGLAQAEQEMSRRLAEMMEEARTVLQEAYRARDVIIQEAEPFLVELSCDIAEKIVDKQLTVEPQFAMDLIRKNLARKREQGLISLCVSPAQFAFVNAAREELSLAVDSQAELQILPDSTVRDLGCVIRSSFGSIDARVDTQLAEIKKELLRIALDSEEHGNGDDDA, from the coding sequence TTGTCTAAGCTGATCAAGCATTCTCAATATATTCCGGTAGATGTGCTGAAGCGTCTTGAACAGGCCAGGCATCATGCAGGTCTGACTGAAGAGCCGGCTCCTGAAGAGCCTCCGGGTGAAGTACACTACCAGGACCCCGCGAGAGAGGCAGCGGAGCAGTCACGCAAGCAAATGCTGAAGGATGCTCAGGAGTTCGCGGAGAGTCAAGTCCGCAGCGCCTCCGAGGAAGCGGAGAATATTGTGGAATCAGCACGGACGGAAGCTGAAGAATGGTGGCGCGAGCGTAGAGAACAAGATGAGCTGCTGATCGAAGCCGTCAAATCCGAGGGCTATCAGCAAGGGTACCAGGAAGGTCTGGCTCAAGCAGAGCAGGAGATGTCCCGGCGTCTCGCCGAGATGATGGAAGAAGCGCGGACCGTGCTTCAGGAAGCCTACCGGGCAAGAGATGTAATTATTCAGGAGGCGGAACCGTTTCTTGTAGAGCTAAGCTGCGATATTGCTGAGAAAATCGTGGACAAGCAGCTGACCGTTGAACCGCAATTTGCGATGGATCTGATCCGTAAGAATCTGGCCCGCAAACGCGAGCAGGGGCTGATCTCACTCTGTGTGTCTCCTGCACAGTTTGCTTTTGTCAATGCGGCCCGCGAAGAACTCTCGCTTGCTGTGGACTCTCAGGCTGAACTGCAGATCCTCCCGGATTCAACAGTCAGAGATCTGGGATGTGTGATCCGGTCTTCCTTCGGCAGTATCGATGCCCGGGTTGATACCCAGCTTGCCGAAATTAAAAAAGAGCTGCTAAGAATCGCTCTGGACTCGGAAGAACACGGAAATGGGGACGACGATGCTTGA
- the fliJ gene encoding flagellar export protein FliJ yields the protein MRFHYTFQKVVDLKGNEKTQAEWMLSSALGELQAQEKSLDELIGQRSTLMLSLQSAAQQKTPMAKLREMQDYVDYLDKCITRKHSDISRAHVEVQNKQDHLSTKVLDEKVWLKAKDKAQTAFLQNMSLREQNELDEMATVRFAMKSL from the coding sequence ATGAGATTCCATTATACTTTTCAAAAAGTGGTGGACTTGAAGGGTAACGAAAAAACACAGGCAGAGTGGATGCTCTCAAGCGCGCTCGGAGAACTGCAGGCACAGGAAAAAAGCCTTGATGAATTAATCGGCCAGCGCAGCACGCTGATGTTGTCCCTGCAAAGTGCAGCACAGCAGAAGACACCGATGGCTAAGCTTCGCGAAATGCAGGATTACGTAGATTATCTCGACAAGTGCATTACCCGCAAGCATTCCGATATCAGCCGGGCACATGTTGAGGTTCAGAATAAGCAGGATCACCTGAGTACTAAGGTTCTGGATGAGAAGGTATGGCTTAAGGCCAAAGACAAAGCACAAACCGCATTTCTGCAGAATATGAGTTTACGGGAACAAAACGAACTGGATGAGATGGCTACCGTCCGCTTCGCGATGAAATCCCTCTAA
- a CDS encoding flagellar hook-length control protein FliK: protein MSIILQTLTAGNLAASGGTTQGTTGTVNPATPFAQTLVQSMVGVTAVKGTETPAAGNLASLLQGLLSAVQAKGEETGSADVKQTNLLEGLVQDIEKLDTSLAADPALIAALQGWLLQVSAFVSGNPSTGSQDASATAADTSISLSPLAKNPETLRFAVQDELNSLLQQVQTAAVSGDQETAAKGAALLNQFSAIMAESAPVNHKSMANKAPAVVDAPAVSLKQATESEPKVEMYSKADLATDVRRLLGASASTRSMLDAAAAGTAEAVIADEGSTPVLAGMAASMKKTVSAEEALPAGEAATAEPEVVTAGQLSLRHGITAPLKAEAAPVPVQQFAQEMNTFISGKLEIVKKGGVAEATITLFPENLGQVDVKISMQNGNLVAQFMTQHAGTKDMLEQQMSQLRLALQSQGLQVERLEVTQNNSSPQSQWTGGQGQQTGAGGQQQGRRSRERQEESADAVLAAELNGEWKDWVSAAQQDSNQSGGFSTKI, encoded by the coding sequence ATGAGTATTATTCTACAAACCTTAACCGCAGGCAATCTGGCTGCATCCGGCGGCACAACGCAGGGAACAACCGGAACGGTTAATCCGGCGACGCCATTTGCCCAGACGCTTGTGCAGAGCATGGTGGGAGTTACCGCTGTCAAAGGCACTGAGACTCCTGCAGCCGGTAATTTGGCTTCATTATTGCAGGGACTCCTGAGTGCTGTTCAGGCTAAGGGAGAAGAGACAGGCAGCGCAGATGTCAAGCAAACGAATCTGCTGGAAGGTCTTGTGCAGGATATTGAGAAGCTGGACACCAGCCTTGCGGCTGATCCGGCGCTGATTGCAGCGCTTCAAGGCTGGCTGCTTCAAGTATCTGCTTTTGTGTCCGGCAATCCCTCTACAGGTTCACAGGATGCCTCGGCTACTGCTGCTGATACATCCATCAGCTTGTCGCCGCTTGCCAAGAACCCTGAAACCCTGCGCTTTGCCGTTCAAGATGAACTGAACAGCCTGCTTCAGCAGGTTCAGACGGCAGCTGTCAGCGGGGATCAGGAGACTGCTGCCAAAGGAGCGGCGCTGCTGAATCAATTCTCGGCTATTATGGCGGAGAGTGCGCCTGTTAATCACAAGTCCATGGCTAACAAGGCTCCAGCAGTTGTGGATGCTCCAGCGGTGTCGCTTAAGCAGGCAACGGAAAGCGAGCCCAAGGTGGAAATGTATAGCAAAGCAGATTTGGCAACGGATGTCCGTAGGTTGTTAGGGGCTTCAGCTAGCACTCGTTCCATGTTGGATGCAGCAGCAGCCGGTACCGCCGAAGCTGTAATTGCAGATGAGGGCTCCACTCCTGTTCTTGCAGGAATGGCAGCTTCGATGAAGAAGACCGTATCAGCCGAGGAGGCTTTGCCCGCTGGCGAAGCAGCGACCGCAGAGCCGGAGGTTGTAACGGCCGGCCAATTATCCCTGCGGCACGGAATTACTGCACCGCTCAAGGCGGAAGCCGCGCCAGTGCCGGTTCAGCAATTCGCCCAGGAGATGAACACCTTCATCAGCGGCAAGCTTGAGATTGTCAAGAAGGGTGGAGTGGCTGAAGCTACGATTACCTTATTCCCGGAGAATCTGGGACAAGTGGATGTGAAGATTTCCATGCAAAACGGTAATCTGGTGGCACAGTTCATGACCCAGCATGCCGGAACCAAGGATATGCTTGAGCAGCAGATGAGTCAGCTTCGATTGGCCTTGCAGTCCCAGGGACTTCAAGTAGAGCGCCTCGAAGTGACGCAGAACAACAGCTCCCCTCAGTCACAGTGGACCGGAGGTCAGGGTCAGCAGACAGGCGCGGGCGGACAGCAGCAAGGCAGACGTTCACGGGAACGCCAGGAAGAATCGGCAGATGCCGTGCTTGCCGCAGAGCTTAATGGAGAATGGAAAGACTGGGTATCAGCAGCTCAGCAGGACAGTAACCAGAGCGGCGGATTCTCAACCAAGATTTGA
- the fliF gene encoding flagellar basal-body MS-ring/collar protein FliF yields the protein MNERLAQYREKITQYWNRFSGKQKILFFSTLFIIIIIIVVTTMQLSKVEYEVAFQDLDSTDSAGVMSYLDTSGVSYRLSPDGKSISVPSTDAARIKIAVGSQGIVQQGSIGYKVFNESSSMIGTTDSEFNVKYNNALNGEVEQLMRRMQGIKDAKVLITLPKETVFASQEDQEKAQASVVMSFDPGFRPSQENIDGYFNLVKTAVPNLPIDNITITNNEVELKPTAKGGQAGISSQVEENFALKKKFEDDVKRDVKQFLSTLTGPDKVDVLVFSKLNFDKENRKEDVVVPVDAENMKGIEISSQIISKTFSGQGNTSGGVAGTGSEDVAGYPAGADTGASSSEESSETRNYEVTRITKDIIASPYTVKDLTINVAVEPPAGQTTLDEATSGAIQNILVNIVRASLADSGITYTDADLTKKVSVFSQQFGGATAENASGGLATWMIWAIGAAALLVGAGGGYLIYRSRKNKQEEEVEEDIPLQVPTEFPSINMDSVTNESQVRKQLESLAKKKPDEFVNLLRTWLAEEQR from the coding sequence GTGAATGAAAGATTGGCCCAGTACCGGGAGAAGATAACCCAGTATTGGAACAGATTCAGCGGTAAACAGAAGATATTATTTTTCTCCACTCTGTTTATTATCATTATAATAATCGTAGTTACGACCATGCAGTTATCGAAGGTGGAATACGAGGTTGCCTTTCAGGACCTGGACAGTACCGATTCAGCGGGAGTTATGAGTTATTTGGATACATCAGGGGTGTCTTACCGTTTAAGCCCGGATGGTAAAAGTATCTCAGTTCCCAGTACGGACGCTGCACGCATCAAGATAGCTGTTGGTTCTCAGGGAATCGTTCAGCAAGGCTCAATCGGGTACAAGGTATTCAATGAATCCTCGTCCATGATCGGTACTACAGACAGTGAATTCAATGTTAAATACAACAATGCGCTTAATGGTGAAGTTGAACAGCTGATGAGAAGGATGCAGGGGATTAAAGACGCCAAGGTTCTCATTACTCTGCCGAAGGAGACGGTATTCGCCTCACAGGAGGATCAGGAGAAAGCACAGGCTTCTGTGGTGATGAGCTTTGATCCGGGATTCAGACCTTCCCAGGAGAATATTGACGGCTACTTCAATCTCGTGAAGACCGCTGTCCCGAATCTTCCCATCGACAACATTACAATCACCAACAACGAGGTGGAGCTGAAACCGACGGCCAAGGGCGGCCAGGCGGGGATCTCCAGCCAGGTTGAAGAGAACTTCGCACTCAAGAAAAAATTCGAAGATGATGTGAAGCGAGATGTGAAGCAATTCCTGAGTACTCTCACAGGTCCCGATAAGGTCGATGTCCTGGTGTTCTCCAAGCTTAATTTCGATAAGGAGAACAGAAAGGAAGATGTCGTAGTACCGGTGGATGCTGAGAATATGAAGGGGATTGAGATCAGCTCGCAGATTATCAGCAAAACATTCTCGGGCCAAGGGAACACTTCCGGAGGAGTCGCAGGTACAGGGTCTGAAGATGTTGCAGGTTATCCTGCGGGGGCTGACACAGGTGCCTCTTCTTCTGAGGAATCATCGGAGACAAGGAACTATGAAGTTACTAGAATCACTAAAGATATTATCGCAAGTCCATATACTGTAAAAGATTTAACCATAAATGTCGCGGTTGAACCACCTGCAGGACAAACAACTTTGGATGAGGCTACTTCAGGAGCGATACAGAACATTCTGGTCAACATTGTCCGCGCGTCCCTGGCAGATTCAGGTATCACTTATACAGACGCAGACCTGACCAAAAAAGTTTCGGTATTCTCGCAACAATTTGGAGGTGCCACTGCCGAGAACGCATCCGGCGGACTGGCAACCTGGATGATCTGGGCCATCGGTGCGGCTGCTCTGCTGGTCGGTGCAGGCGGAGGCTATCTGATCTACCGCAGCCGCAAGAACAAGCAGGAGGAAGAGGTCGAAGAAGATATTCCGCTGCAGGTTCCTACCGAGTTCCCTTCAATTAATATGGATAGCGTGACGAATGAAAGTCAGGTCCGCAAGCAGCTGGAAAGTCTGGCGAAGAAGAAGCCGGATGAATTCGTGAATCTGCTCCGCACCTGGCTTGCTGAAGAACAGAGGTGA
- the flgB gene encoding flagellar basal body rod protein FlgB, with protein MGLLNSVSFQRLQGGLDAATKRQSVLANNVANNDTPNFKRSDVSFESFLRDQESGLKATLGAKVSDSRHFRFGTVTGMPAAVVSTDETTSMNNNGNNVDMDREQALSAENQLRYNSYVEQLNSQITMMRTVVQGG; from the coding sequence ATGGGTTTGCTGAACAGTGTCAGTTTTCAAAGATTACAAGGAGGCCTAGATGCCGCCACCAAACGACAAAGTGTTCTGGCTAATAATGTAGCAAATAATGATACACCAAATTTTAAACGTTCAGATGTCAGCTTTGAGAGCTTCCTGAGAGATCAGGAGAGCGGACTTAAAGCCACGCTGGGTGCGAAAGTATCAGACTCCCGTCATTTCCGCTTCGGGACAGTGACCGGTATGCCGGCCGCTGTGGTCAGTACCGATGAGACTACATCTATGAATAACAACGGCAACAATGTGGATATGGATCGTGAACAGGCACTGAGCGCCGAGAACCAGCTGAGATACAACTCCTATGTTGAACAGCTGAACAGTCAGATCACAATGATGCGTACAGTTGTACAGGGAGGGTAA
- a CDS encoding MotE family protein, whose protein sequence is MANNQMEFEDEGSAGKLERFLFLMIPIIFTLVLLGVLLTLFNMDIRNNVLAIANKIPVIEKWVPDPPPDPAAPGEAAENPPAESKEQAASSASTIKELKAQLTAQEEKLKKAEEDKAAETTKAEALQKQVEELKTAAETAAATEEEEDPYLKKVTDLAKLYAGMKASKAAPIMENLTTDEMVQIFSVMSNASKTAILEKMDAKKAADVSIKLKETTNSTDMAIAALQSRLKQEAGTATPKPSANLDQEKLGQTFTSMPAADAAVLLGSMYSLSPDKVITVLNTVSDSVRSSILGEMTKKDSKQTAKIVNRLMGGK, encoded by the coding sequence GTGGCAAATAATCAGATGGAATTTGAAGATGAAGGGTCGGCAGGCAAATTAGAGCGTTTTTTGTTCTTGATGATTCCAATCATTTTCACGCTTGTACTGCTTGGCGTACTGCTCACCCTATTTAATATGGATATCCGTAACAACGTGCTGGCGATTGCCAACAAAATTCCTGTTATAGAGAAATGGGTGCCTGATCCGCCGCCGGACCCGGCAGCGCCGGGTGAAGCCGCAGAGAATCCGCCGGCTGAGAGCAAGGAGCAAGCCGCCAGCTCCGCGAGCACGATCAAAGAACTCAAAGCACAGCTTACCGCCCAGGAGGAGAAGCTGAAGAAGGCTGAGGAAGACAAGGCAGCGGAGACCACCAAGGCCGAAGCGCTTCAAAAGCAGGTTGAAGAGTTAAAGACTGCCGCTGAAACGGCCGCAGCCACCGAGGAAGAGGAAGATCCTTATCTGAAGAAAGTGACAGATCTGGCCAAACTCTACGCCGGCATGAAGGCCTCCAAAGCGGCACCGATTATGGAAAATTTGACTACCGATGAGATGGTTCAAATCTTCAGTGTCATGAGTAATGCAAGCAAAACGGCCATCCTGGAAAAAATGGATGCCAAAAAAGCGGCAGATGTCTCTATAAAGCTAAAAGAAACCACAAATTCAACCGATATGGCTATTGCAGCCCTGCAATCCCGGCTGAAGCAAGAGGCGGGTACCGCTACTCCCAAGCCTTCAGCTAATCTGGATCAGGAGAAGCTAGGCCAGACCTTTACCAGCATGCCCGCTGCGGATGCGGCAGTGCTGCTTGGCTCCATGTACAGCCTTAGTCCGGATAAGGTCATCACGGTGCTGAATACGGTCAGTGATTCGGTCCGCTCCTCGATTCTGGGGGAGATGACCAAGAAAGACAGCAAACAGACAGCCAAAATTGTCAACCGTCTGATGGGCGGGAAATAA
- a CDS encoding TIGR02530 family flagellar biosynthesis protein, with amino-acid sequence MSDRITIGQLYPAAVHPSALQRQQSVKGSSSPEASFESVLQKNMLKFSNHAAKRLEQRGIELGSRQLDQISSAVDKAAAKGSKESLILMKDMALIVSVKNRTVVTAMDGNSMKDNVFTQIDSAVIIS; translated from the coding sequence ATGAGTGACAGAATAACTATCGGACAATTATATCCGGCAGCTGTACATCCTTCCGCCTTGCAGCGTCAGCAATCTGTTAAGGGCTCATCAAGTCCTGAGGCGTCGTTCGAGAGTGTGCTGCAGAAGAATATGCTGAAGTTCAGCAATCATGCAGCGAAGCGTCTGGAGCAGCGGGGAATTGAGCTTGGCAGCCGCCAGTTGGATCAGATCTCCTCTGCGGTAGATAAAGCAGCCGCTAAGGGCAGCAAAGAATCTCTGATTCTTATGAAGGACATGGCATTGATTGTAAGTGTAAAGAACCGGACAGTGGTTACAGCGATGGACGGCAATTCAATGAAAGACAATGTATTCACGCAGATTGACAGTGCGGTAATTATATCTTGA
- the flgC gene encoding flagellar basal body rod protein FlgC: MNFGSSFGISASALTAQRLRMDVISSNIANAETTRASVVDGKAVPYRRKLTVLETTQADSFANILGSKMSGGNDGVKVKSIIEDSSPLKPVYNPSHPDADADGYVYMPNVDVTKEMVDMLSASRSYEANVTMLNASKSMVTKALEIGR, encoded by the coding sequence ATGAACTTTGGCAGCAGCTTTGGTATTAGCGCCTCGGCTTTAACCGCCCAGCGACTGCGGATGGATGTGATCTCCTCCAATATCGCCAACGCCGAGACCACAAGAGCCTCCGTGGTGGACGGCAAAGCCGTACCTTACCGCCGTAAGCTCACAGTTCTGGAAACTACCCAGGCTGACAGCTTCGCGAATATACTGGGCTCCAAGATGAGCGGCGGCAATGATGGCGTCAAGGTGAAATCGATTATCGAGGATTCTTCTCCGCTCAAGCCGGTGTATAATCCGAGCCATCCTGATGCGGACGCTGACGGTTATGTCTATATGCCGAATGTGGATGTGACCAAGGAAATGGTAGACATGCTGTCTGCCTCCCGTTCTTACGAAGCGAATGTTACGATGCTGAATGCATCCAAATCCATGGTGACCAAGGCGCTTGAAATCGGCCGGTAG
- the fliE gene encoding flagellar hook-basal body complex protein FliE has protein sequence MIQNLLIGNQAVQPLAMKSVAAESSAVQEPGQSFGSYLENALNQVADQEQQAKDMSNKFVLGEVNIDEAMISSQQALLSLQLTTQVRNKVIEAYQEIMRTQI, from the coding sequence TTGATACAGAATTTATTGATCGGGAACCAGGCGGTTCAGCCGCTGGCTATGAAATCCGTAGCTGCAGAATCCTCAGCCGTGCAAGAGCCGGGACAGAGCTTCGGTTCATATCTGGAGAATGCGCTTAACCAGGTAGCAGATCAGGAACAGCAGGCGAAAGACATGAGTAACAAATTTGTACTGGGAGAGGTCAACATTGATGAGGCTATGATTTCGTCCCAACAGGCATTGCTGAGTTTGCAGCTGACTACACAAGTCCGGAACAAAGTGATTGAAGCCTATCAGGAAATTATGAGAACTCAAATCTAA
- a CDS encoding flagellar hook capping FlgD N-terminal domain-containing protein, translating into MATTPVSNSNQWNYVANDKTPKTTGTSTLGKDQFLKILITQLQNQDPMQPMEDKEFIAQMAQFSSVEQLMNISTQLTALNQSLGSVSGLIGKDITWTDAETKLPKSGNVESIVVSSGVQYAVVGKERIALTDITQIQNAGTTPAAGSETPAGSETPAGSETPAGSETPAASETPAASETETSGGETS; encoded by the coding sequence ATGGCAACAACTCCCGTGTCTAACAGCAACCAATGGAATTATGTAGCGAATGATAAGACACCCAAGACCACAGGCACCTCTACACTGGGCAAGGATCAGTTCTTGAAAATACTGATTACCCAGCTGCAGAATCAGGACCCGATGCAGCCGATGGAGGATAAGGAATTCATCGCTCAAATGGCTCAGTTCTCATCTGTAGAGCAGCTTATGAACATATCCACCCAGCTTACAGCACTGAATCAGTCCCTTGGCTCTGTGTCAGGATTGATCGGGAAGGATATTACCTGGACGGATGCCGAGACGAAATTGCCGAAATCAGGCAATGTTGAATCGATTGTTGTCAGCAGCGGTGTGCAATATGCAGTGGTAGGCAAGGAGCGGATTGCTCTGACGGATATTACGCAAATTCAGAATGCCGGCACTACACCTGCAGCGGGTAGCGAGACTCCAGCGGGTAGCGAGACTCCAGCCGGTAGCGAGACACCAGCCGGTAGCGAGACACCAGCGGCCAGTGAGACTCCGGCAGCCAGCGAGACTGAAACAAGCGGCGGGGAGACATCATGA
- the fliG gene encoding flagellar motor switch protein FliG, protein MAKASQQGLSGRQKAAILLITLGPEVSAQIFKHLRDEEIEQLTLEIANVRKVDSGEKESIMSEFHQICLAQEYISQGGINYAKEILEKALGSAKALEVINRLTATLQVRPFDFARKADPNQILNFIQNENVQTIALVLSYLQFEQAASILSSLPQEKQAEVARRIAIMDSTSPEVVTQIERVLEQKLSATVTQDYTNAGGIESIVQILNGVDRGTERTILDSLEIQDPELAEEIKKRMFVFEDIVNVDNRSIQRIIKDIDNADLQLALKVASEEVRDVIFRNMSKRMAETFREEMEYMGPVRLRDVEEAQTRIVGTIRRLEESGEIIIARGGGDDIIV, encoded by the coding sequence ATGGCAAAAGCTAGCCAGCAGGGACTCAGCGGCCGTCAAAAGGCGGCGATCCTGCTTATCACACTAGGGCCTGAAGTATCGGCACAAATATTTAAGCATCTGCGGGATGAGGAGATCGAACAGCTGACGCTGGAAATTGCGAATGTACGCAAGGTGGACAGCGGGGAAAAAGAGTCGATTATGTCCGAATTCCATCAGATCTGCCTCGCACAGGAATATATCTCGCAGGGCGGTATCAATTACGCCAAAGAGATTCTGGAGAAAGCTCTCGGCTCGGCCAAGGCGCTCGAAGTCATCAACCGCCTGACGGCAACGCTGCAGGTAAGACCTTTCGATTTTGCCCGTAAGGCTGATCCGAACCAGATTCTCAACTTCATCCAGAACGAGAATGTACAGACTATTGCGCTTGTACTCTCTTATCTGCAATTTGAACAGGCGGCCTCCATTCTGTCTTCCCTGCCTCAGGAGAAGCAGGCGGAGGTGGCCAGAAGAATAGCGATTATGGACAGCACCTCTCCAGAGGTGGTCACCCAAATCGAACGTGTGCTGGAACAGAAGCTGTCTGCTACAGTCACCCAGGATTATACGAATGCAGGCGGTATCGAATCGATTGTACAGATTTTGAACGGCGTAGACCGCGGTACAGAGCGGACCATTCTGGATTCCCTGGAAATTCAGGACCCGGAGCTGGCCGAGGAAATCAAGAAGCGTATGTTCGTCTTCGAGGATATCGTCAATGTCGACAACCGCTCGATTCAGCGGATTATCAAGGATATCGACAACGCGGACTTGCAGCTTGCGCTCAAGGTGGCCAGCGAGGAAGTGCGGGATGTGATCTTCCGCAATATGTCCAAGCGTATGGCCGAGACCTTCCGCGAGGAAATGGAATACATGGGACCTGTGCGGCTGCGTGATGTGGAAGAAGCACAGACCCGCATCGTAGGCACGATCCGCAGACTCGAAGAGTCTGGTGAAATTATCATCGCCCGTGGCGGAGGAGATGACATTATTGTCTAA